The proteins below are encoded in one region of Hordeum vulgare subsp. vulgare chromosome 3H, MorexV3_pseudomolecules_assembly, whole genome shotgun sequence:
- the LOC123440931 gene encoding probable glutathione S-transferase → MSAPAAVRVIGAFDSPFSHRAEVALRLKGVPYELILEELHNKSELLLTSNPVHKKVPVLLHGDRVVCESLIIVEYVDEAFDGPALLPTDPYDRATARFWSRFVDDKCSTPFWLAMWTDGEAQKGFIKEIKENFAILEAQLEGKRFFGGDTIGLVDIAACGFAHWLTVCEEVSGVTLVTADEFPRLCRWAKEYASDEKVRACLPDRAQMLAHFTANKQMFMAMAKSMLPK, encoded by the exons ATGAGCGCGCCGGCGGCCGTCAGGGTGATCGGCGCTTTCGACAGCCCGTTCAGCCACCGCGCCGAGGTTGCCCTGCGCCTCAAGGGAGTTCCCTACGAGCTCATCCTGGAGGAGCTCCACAACAAGAGCGAGCTGCTGCTGACGAGCAACCCCGTCCACAAGAAGGTGCCCGTGCTCCTCCACGGCGACCGCGTCGTCTGCGAGTCCCTCATCATCGTCGAGTACGTGGACGAGGCCTTTGACGGGCCGGCGCTTCTCCCGACCGACCCCTACGACCGCGCCACCGCCCGCTTCTGGTCCCGCTTCGTCGACGACAAG TGCTCGACGCCGTTCTGGCTGGCGATGTGGACGGACGGTGAGGCGCAGAAGGGGTTcatcaaggagatcaaggaaaaCTTTGCGATCCTGGAGGCGCAGCTCGAGGGGAAGAGGTTCTTCGGCGGCGACACCATTGGCCTCGTCGACATAGCCGCCTGCGGGTTCGCGCACTGGCTCACCGTCTGCGAGGAGGTGTCCGGAGTGACACTGGTGACGGCCGACGAGTTCCCCCGCCTCTGTCGCTGGGCCAAGGAGTACGCTTCCGACGAGAAGGTCCGGGCGTGCTTGCCGGACAGGGCGCAGATGCTCGCCCATTTCACGGCCAACAAGCAGATGTTTATGGCCATGGCAAAGTCAATGCTGCCAAAATAA